Within Desulfobulbaceae bacterium DB1, the genomic segment CAATCGAATCATTCAGGGCATCATAGGAGAAATAATAGGCATTGGTATTGTAAGTGCCCCGTTGTGAACCTTCCTCGTCACCGGCGGAAACAACCTCGAACTTGCCATCAGAATCCGGCCCTGGGTTCATGTCATAGACTGTATTAAAGGCTGAATCCTGGCCGAGATTGTCGCCCCAGCTTGAGTCAAACCAATAGGAAATAAGTGTCCGGCCATCAGCCTCGAAGATACTGCCATACAAATTCGCGTTGTCTTTAAGATAAAGGTAGAAATCAGAATCTGCGGGGATAGTTCCTGAGAGGAGGTTAGTATTTATGGAGAAAACAGACTGGTAGAGGGTGTAAAATAGTTTGTGTAAATGGCTATGACTGAGTAAGTCAAAAAACTACCCTTTAAAAAGGAGCTCATATGGCCATTGATAAAGAAATTTTGGATCGTTTACTTGCCGACTACAATTACCAGAAGCCCGAAGAACTGATCGGTGAAAACGGGCTGCTCAAGCAGCTCACCAAGGCCTTACTGGAGCGGGCGTTACAGGCGGAAATGACCGTCCACCTGGGCCACGAAAAACATGGAACCATCGTCACCAAAGGCGGTAATGCCCGAAATGGTAACTCTGCAAAGACCATCAAGGGCGACTTCGGTAAAATGCCGATTGAGGTCCCGCGCGACCGCGACAGCAGTTTCGATCCGGTCATCATTCCCAAAGGGCAAACCCGCTTTCCCGGCTTTGACGACAAGATTATCTCTCTCTACTCCCGAGGGATGACTACCAGGGAGATTCAGGGGCACTTGGAAGACATTTACGGAGTTGATGTCTCTCCCACCCTGATTTCAACGGTCACCGATGCCGTTGCTGACGAGGTTAAAGTTTGGCAAAATCGCCCGTTGGACCCCATTTATCCCATTGTTTACATGGACGCTATCCGGGTTAAGGTGCGCGACAATGGGCATGTTAAGAACAAGGCGGTCTATCTGGCTATTGGCATCACCATGGACGGCGTCAAGGATGTCCTGGGAATGTGGGTTGCCGAAAACGAGGGCGCCAAGTTCTGGTTGCAGGTAGTGACTGAGCTAAGAAACCGTGGCGTGCAGGATATTTTCATTGCCTGCGTCGATGGCCTCAAGGGTTTTCCTGAAGCCATTGAGACGGTTTTCCCCTTCACCCAGGTCCAGCTCTGTCTCGTCCACATGGTGCGCAATTCCCTGAAATATGTCTCATGGAAACAGCGCAAAGAGGTGGCTGCGGATCTCAAGGCCATTTACCAATCGCCAACAGCCGAGCAGGCCGAAATGGAACTGATGACCTTTGAAGAAAAATGGGACAAAACGCATCCGTCCATCGGCCAATCCTGGCGAAGAAATTGGGAAAGAATCACCCCATTTTTTGCGTATTCGCCCGAGATACGCAAGGTGATATATACCACCAATGCTATTGAGTCGTTGAACATGTCACTGCGCAAAGTTACCAAGAACCGGGGTTCATTTCCCAATGACGAGTCGATGCTTAAACTGCTTTACATGGCGCTGAACAATATCGCCAAAAAATGGACTATGCCAATCAGAGACTGGAAGGCTGCCTTGAACCGCTTTTCAATCTTGTTCGGCGACAGAATGCCTGCATATTGAAAATTAAAAATGAAAACCATTTACACAAAATTCTTTACAGGCCCGACTGGTATTGAAGACTTTCGTCGTAGTAGTCCTCCTTGGCGTATAGCAGCGATAATTCTCTTAGGGTGCTGTAGGTAGCAAAGCTCCTCTTTACTGGTGTGCCGCTCATCCAGCTAACCTGCTCTCCACGGGTCTCATCCCAATAATTATTATAGGCTCTGACCGTCCACAAGTACCTTTTGTTTCTCCCTAATTCTCCGTTAGCATAAGGAGGTTCTGGCAAGGTTAAGGAATCTGTTGCAGTCTCGTTGCACTCATCCCAAATCGTTCGCCCTCCGTAAGCTATGTCCTCCTCGATAGTGAGGCAATATTTCTCATCTAAAGATCCCAATGGAGCCTTGAGTGCCAGCCATGAATACTTCGTCTCCTGCCATCCACTGTCTGAATTTCCCACAAATACCATTTCGTTTTCAATAGGACTTATAAGCGTTGGTACCATTTGTCCAAATTGTTCATCTGAGCATCCATGGCTTTTAGCATAAAGGGTCTCATCGCTTGGGGTAGACGGACAAGAGTCCGCCGTGTCGGTTACGCCATCGTTATCCTCATCTAGGACGAAATTTTTCATCGATATAAAGCCGTTATGAGAATTTAAGGTGGTATCGCTCACATTGGCTATGTGCATATCGTCCGGTGAAAACGGGTACGAGTGGTTATAACCTGACAACTTGTCTTGAACATAGTAGCGTAAATCAGATATGTTGGACGAAGCCGCTACGCGGCAGACGAGTCACGAGCGAGCTTGTTTATCCATCATTAACATGTTGTAATCTCACGGCATACGGTAATAAGTAGAGAGTGGCGGAGCAAAGGCGAGGCCGCCGCATCAACTATTACCAAGGAGGTTACAATGAACACCACCATGCCACAAGATTCCCTCTTCAACAAGCAGTATCAGAAACACCTGAAATGCCTCAAACTGGGCGGTCTGCAGCCCAAGACCATCGACGCCTACGCCAGGGCGATCCGGCGTATCGGCAACTATTTCGATTGCAGGATTGACAACCTCAACTCCGGCCAGTTGCTCGACTATTTCACGGAACTCCTGGACACGCATTCCTGGAGCGCGGTCAAGCTCGACCTCTACGGCCTGAAGTTCTTCTATTCCGGGGTACTGAACAAACCCTGGGAAGATATCCCCCTGATCAAGCCTCCCAAGACATCCAGAATCCCTGACATCCTGTCCGTCGAGCAGACGGAGCAACTATTTGCCGCAACCAAAACCTTGAGCTACAAGGTCTTCTTTTTTACCTGCTACAGCATGG encodes:
- a CDS encoding IS256 family transposase gives rise to the protein MAIDKEILDRLLADYNYQKPEELIGENGLLKQLTKALLERALQAEMTVHLGHEKHGTIVTKGGNARNGNSAKTIKGDFGKMPIEVPRDRDSSFDPVIIPKGQTRFPGFDDKIISLYSRGMTTREIQGHLEDIYGVDVSPTLISTVTDAVADEVKVWQNRPLDPIYPIVYMDAIRVKVRDNGHVKNKAVYLAIGITMDGVKDVLGMWVAENEGAKFWLQVVTELRNRGVQDIFIACVDGLKGFPEAIETVFPFTQVQLCLVHMVRNSLKYVSWKQRKEVAADLKAIYQSPTAEQAEMELMTFEEKWDKTHPSIGQSWRRNWERITPFFAYSPEIRKVIYTTNAIESLNMSLRKVTKNRGSFPNDESMLKLLYMALNNIAKKWTMPIRDWKAALNRFSILFGDRMPAY
- a CDS encoding integrase — protein: MNTTMPQDSLFNKQYQKHLKCLKLGGLQPKTIDAYARAIRRIGNYFDCRIDNLNSGQLLDYFTELLDTHSWSAVKLDLYGLKFFYSGVLNKPWEDIPLIKPPKTSRIPDILSVEQTEQLFAATKTLSYKVFFFTCYSM